From the Erythrolamprus reginae isolate rEryReg1 chromosome Z, rEryReg1.hap1, whole genome shotgun sequence genome, one window contains:
- the OTUD1 gene encoding OTU domain-containing protein 1 translates to MRLYSFIVTHYSGAAAPGSGASSGPGVVFKVSPESAGQSPVGIESEVGGGGGGTASAVTAGAANTMPAFSCLELMPSAGPVQRKPQQQVFGSASQMTRCRQIERVDPIQLVPHSESVGAVEELDPQAAPKNFSWLLLESSGGEVAAAAQPTLQPEPSNHGLRFNEHCQALEAAAAAAEAGSYSGLAVESQTATTLKLAEEASSSQLRQTERSEKLALYLAEVEKQDKYLRHKGRFRFYIIPDGNCLYRAVCKAINGDQRLHGDLREQTVHYIADHLEHFAPIIEGDVGEFLINAAQDCAWAGYPELLAMGQMLNINIHLTTGGRCESPTVSTMTHYLGPEDPSRASIWLSWLSNGHYDAVLDCQCPNPEYEEWCRKTQMQRKRDEELAKTMAMSLSKMYVEQNAFS, encoded by the coding sequence ATGCGGCTCTACAGCTTTATCGTCACTCATTACTCGGGCGCGGCGGCGCCGGGAAGCGGAGCGTCCAGCGGGCCGGGAGTTGTCTTCAAAGTCTCGCCGGAGTCTGCGGGACAAAGCCCGGTTGGAATTGAGAGCGAAGtcggaggtggcggaggaggaacCGCGAGTGCCGTCACGGCCGGAGCAGCCAACACCATGCCCGCCTTCTCTTGCTTGGAACTGATGCCCTCGGCGGGGCCCGTCCAGAGGAAGCCGCAGCAGCAGGTCTTTGGCTCGGCGTCGCAAATGACCCGCTGCCGGCAGATTGAGAGAGTCGACCCTATCCAACTGGTGCCGCACTCGGAGTCCGTCGGAGCTGTGGAGGAGCTGGACCCACAGGCGGCTCCCAAGAACTTCTCGTGGTTGCTGCTGGAAAGCAGTGGGGGCGAAGTCGCGGCCGCCGCCCAGCCAACCTTGCAGCCGGAGCCCAGCAATCATGGTCTCCGCTTCAACGAGCATTGCCAGGCCTtggaagcggcggcggcggcggcggaagccGGCTCCTACTCAGGGCTTGCAGTGGAATCTCAGACCGCCACCACATTGAAACTTGCCGAGGAGGCGAGCTCCAGCCAGTTGCGTCAGACGGAGAGGAGTGAAAAGCTGGCGCTGTACCTGGCCGAGGTGGAGAAGCAAGACAAGTACCTGCGGCACAAAGGCCGCTTCCGCTTCTATATCATTCCCGACGGCAACTGTTTGTACCGGGCCGTCTGCAAAGCCATCAATGGGGACCAGCGGCTGCACGGGGATCTTCGCGAGCAGACAGTGCACTACATTGCCGACCACCTGGAGCACTTCGCGCCCATCATCGAAGGTGACGTGGGAGAGTTCCTCATCAACGCTGCCCAGGACTGCGCCTGGGCGGGCTACCCTGAGCTTCTGGCCATGGGGCAAATGCTGAATATCAATATCCACCTCACCACCGGAGGCAGATGCGAGAGCCCCACCGTCTCCACCATGACCCACTACCTGGGCCCCGAGGATCCGAGCCGAGCCAGCATTTGGTTGAGCTGGCTTAGCAATGGCCACTATGATGCTGTGTTAGATTGTCAGTGTCCCAACCCAGAATATGAAGAGTGGTGCAGGAAGACTCAGATGCAGCGTAAGAGGGACGAAGAGCTGGCCAAAACTATGGCAATGTCCTTGTCCAAGATGTACGTTGAGCAGAATGCCTTTTCCTGA